ttttatgaggaaggaagggattttgaggggggattttgggccgGAGCGAGGAGCCAagacttttaaattattttgagatttttgggacCAAATCCCCTTGGATCAGCACATCCCGAAAGGAGCCGAGTTCCGAGTTGCCTCCTCCATTCCTCCGGGAAAAACTCGTGGAAAAGATTTTCCAGGGAGGCCACAAACCTGCTGATGGAGCTCTTCACATCCTGGGGGAAGAGAGAAACGAGAGGCAGCTCAGCCGGAGATCCctcaaaatcacagaaaagcGAATTATTCGGGAATTCCGGGAACCGCCAGCCCTCCCGCGGGGgtttaattccctttttccccagattttccctCGGAAGAGGAGAATTCCCTCACCAGCTGCTGGTTCTTCTCTTCCTCGCCCTGCGCTGGGGTTTCCTGGTGCGAaatctctgggatttttttcgCCTGCCTCTTCTCCAGCTCATTTTTCAGATCTTGCAGCTGAGGGAGCGAGAGGAGCTCAGGATTTGGGCGGAATTTGACGGAATTTGGGCAGCGGGGATTGTAAATtgcagaaataaggaaaaacagGGTGGGAAATACCCCGAGGAACTCAAGGAAAGGAATTTCCCACGGGAGAACACCCCTGGATTCAAACCCCAGCTCaaacccctgcagctccctgcccaaACTGGGACAGATTCTGCCCAAATCGGGACAGATTCTGCCCAAATCGGGATAAATTCTGCACAAATTGGGACAAATTCTGCCCACATCGGGTCACATTCTGCCCAAATCGGGACAAATTCTGCCCACATTGGGTCAAGTTCTGCCCAAATCGGGAAAAATTCATCCCAAGTCAAGTCAAATTCTGCCCAAATCGGGACAAATTCTGCCCAAATCGGATCAAATTCTGCCCAAATCGGATCAAATTCCGCCCAAATCCGCGCAGTAATATTGTTTTTTCCCTCGCATTCCCGAGGTCCGagtgtccccagatgtccccagggtcAGCAGGTGGCACCTACCAGgtcctccagggcagctctcCTTCCTCGGACTCTTCCTCCGCCGCCTCACGAAGCCGAATCCCGGCTGGATCCGGACCTCGCCCGCTTCGGTCCTTCCCGGCGCTCGCTCCCTGTCCCGGGTGGATCCGTGCCACGCCTCGGGTCTCCCTCCCGTTCTCCCGGCTTTTCCTCATCAGAATTCCACGTTTTCATCCCTCGAGCTGCCCCGCCCCGCTCCTTCCGCGcccaaatcatccccaaaaaaccccggAGGAACGGGACCCAGGCGGGCGAGGAGCTCCCGGGGCTCGGCGGGACCAGAGATGGGGCAAATCcgaggaaaaagggaaaaaatccccgCGCATCCCGCGCCGCTTCTGCCGGGCCCAGCGTCGCTCCCGGTTCCCCTTCTCGGTTCCGGAATTAATTTCGGGGCCGTTTCGCTGCTGCCGCTTCCTCTTTTGGGTTTCCTCGGAAGAAAATCGCGCGTTTTTGAGGAAACCGGTGTCGGTGAAAGCGCCAAAAATCGGCAGAATTCgtgtcctgcccctgcccaggctgaggcACCGCCcgacctggggctgctcccaccccgTCCCTCCCCAGCCTTTTTTGGGGATAAATAAAGTGAAAATTGGATGTGAGCGGATAAATCGGGTTTGCGTGGATCAATAAAGCGAAAATTGGGTGTGAGCGGATAAATCGGGTTTGCGTGGATCAATAAAGCGAAAATTGGGTGTGAGCGGATAAATCGGGTTTGCGTGGATCAATAAAGCGAAAATTGGGTGTGAGcggctggggaggaggaagctCAGCGAGGTTTCCTCATCCCGCGTGGATTTTCCTGATTTATCTCCCAGAGACTCAAAAATCCAGAGGAAATCCGGGGCGGGGAGGCGTGcttttatttgagaaaaataaaatacaaaaaaaacccacaaaacgtccttttatttcagaaaaataaaacacaaaaaaacccccacaaaacgaccttttatttgagaaaaataaaattacgAACGTCAGGAATGTGGACACCGCCCCCAAACTGGGGGGTGAAGGGCTCAGGACGCTCCCTGGACAAAAAACATTTCGGTGTTGGGATCTCTGCTGGTCCGAGCGACCCCGAGATAAGtcagaaaatctcttttctcaGCCAAGAAGGggtcagagctcttcatttctcattctcaaggttgtttattgtattttatctataaatttttttctcctgtccagccgaggtcctctcagcaggacagtcagaggcactctgcgGTGTTATCGTTTTATACAAAAAAACGGCAATATTTACATACACACTGTTTAAAACTACAATATTCAAATATACAATATTTACAGCGACTTTCCAATACCTGTGTTAGACAGCgagtttctactctaaaccaatcacagcagaagatgcaggccaagaagaagaaggacacacccagattccaCCATCTTgccccattctaaaaaccccaaaaatctatttttttttcaccccgtgatagATTTGCTATAATTCTACTTAAATATTcatggcttgtaattcttcatataaaaggctgataattgtttttttctaagGGCCAAATCAAAGGCACGGGGGTCTTGGGCAGGggctcgagtcctccagggcagccagaggaattttcTGGGTtctgaaattttgggaaaagaggaaacacTTCGGGAAGGATTCATCCCGCCGATGGCACAACAAGGTAAAAGCTTCACACGCCAAACCGGGCTCCTCCAGGAACCCCGGGCCGATCCTTGGAGCCATCCGATGCCACAGATGTGACAATCGCAGACCTCTCGATGGACACCGAGGGGTGGCACCACCCGGGATTCCTCCCCGCATCCCTCGGGAGCAGACCCGCAGCGAGAACCCGaatcctgcccagcccaggggggaCACGACCCGCCCGACCACCGCCCGCTCCGGGCAGCGCTCGCCGCGCGTcacctccagggcagccagagggatttcctgggttctgaAACTTCGGGAAAAGAGGAAACACTTCGGGGGGGATTCATCCCGCCAAGGGCACAACAAGGTAAAAGCGTCACACGCCACTGGAACCTCCGGCCGATCTCGGAGCCATCCCGGACCTCCCAACGGACTCAGAGGGCTGGCATCGCTGGGGATTCATCCCGTCAGGAGCAGATCCGCAGCGAGAACCGAATCCCACCCAGTCCAGGGGGGACACGACCCTCCCGGCCACCGCGCGCTCCGGGCGGCTCTCGCCGCGCGTCACCTCGAGCAGCCGCGCCCCCAAGCCCACCTTGAACCAGGGCAGCAGCCGCTCGCCGTTGAAGGCGGCGCGGGTGTACTCCAGGATGGGCGTCGCCGCCCGGCGCTGAAGAACGCCACCGGCGCCCTCGTAGTCCAGCGCGCACGCGAGGCGCGGCGGCGGCTACAGGCGCAGCGCGGCCTGCGACGTGGCGGTGGAAACGCCTGCAGCGCCCCACACCCTGGCGGGGCTCAGGCTCAGGGGCCCCCGGCGCGAGGACTCCCGCACCACGCCCAGCGCCCACACGCCGCCCTGGCCCACCTCCACCTCCCAGAAATGCCGGCCCGAGGTGAAGCCGCCCCGCGCCAGCACGCAGGGCTCGAAGTCGAAGCGCCCGGGGTGGTCGGGGACGCGGCGCGGCTGGAGCTGCCCCCGCGCCTCCTTGGCGTCGGCGGACAGGTGCAGGTGAGGGTGCGCGGTGTGCGGGTCCAGGGTCAGGGAGGCTGCGGGGAAACGGGGCGGCGGGGGGGTCAGCGTTCTGGAAAATGCCATTCTGAGAAAGGGGGGAAATCCCCTGAAAATGCCCcgaaaaatgccccaaaaatgccattctggaaaaggggggaaatcccctgaaaatgccccgaaaaatgccccaaaaatgccattctggaaaagggggaaaatcccctgaaaatgccctgaaaaatgccccaaaaatgccattctggaaaaggggggaaatccCCTGAAAATGCCCCGAAAATGCCCCGAAAATGCCATTCTGAAAAGGGGGGAAATCCCCTGAAAATGCCCcgaaaaatgccccaaaatgccattctgaaaaagggggaaatcccctgaaaatgccctgaaaatgccccaaaatgccaatgcccccaaaaatgccattctgaaaaaggggggaaatcccctgaaaatgcccttgaaaaacccccaaaaatgccattctgaaaatgccctgaaaaatgccccaaaaatgccattctggaaaaggggggaaatcccctgaaaatgccctggaaaaacccccaaaaatgccattctgaaaaaggggggaaatcccctgaaaatcccctcctgaaaaagggggaaatcccctgaaaatgccctgaaaaatgccccaaaaatgccattctggaaaagggggaaatcccctgaaaatgccccgaaaaatgccccaaaaatgccattctggaaaagggggaaatcccctgaaaatgcccccaaaaatgcccttctgaaaaaggggggaaatcccctgaaaatgccctggaaaaacccccaaaaatgccattctgaaaaaggggggaaatcccctgaaaatgccccgaaaaatgccccaaaaatgccattcTGGAAGAAGTGCGAAAATCCCccgaaaatgccccaaaaatgccaaaggaaataagccccccaaaaatgccattctggaaaagggggaaaatcccctgaaaatgcCCCCTGAAAATGCCCcgaaaaatgccccaaaaatgccattctgagaaaggggggaaatcccctgaaaaacccccaaaaatgccattctagaaaaggggggaaatcccctgaaaatgccctggaaaaacccccaaaaatgccattctgaaaaagggaaaaattgtcTGGAAAATCCtctgaaaaaggggaaaaaaaccctgaaaaatccattatattatattatattatattttattatattatattatattatattatattatattatattatattatattatattatattatattatattatattatattatattatattatattatattagatataatattataaaaatatattcacttctgttctattctattatattaatatattatcagaaaatataataatataataatgataTTGATGATGATAgattaataataatgataatgataataacaataataataatgataatgataatgataatgataatgataataataataataataataataataataataataataataataataataataatagtaataatttcATGGGACCTCGAAAATCCCACAGGGGCAGTCGGGAGGGTGGGGACGCTCCTGTGCCcgcccagcacaggaaggacgGGGCAGGTTTGGGATTAAAGTCCCTGGAAaatccctccccaccccaccccgTCCCAAAATGCGGAATTCCCGGGccggggaagggaggaaaatgctcttttttggggatatttcgGGGCTCGCGCACAGCCAGGGTGTGAccctcggtgtcccctcccACAAACCCAAATCCTGAATTTCCTGCCCCAAACTCACccggctcctgcagcaggaacatgAGGCTgtctggggagagagagaatcCGGGGATTGGGGGTCAAAAATCACCTTCCCAGCAAACTCATCCCAGGATTTAGGGATTTATCCCCGCTCTGTCCTCTCCTGGGCTCTTCTAATCTGTGGGACCCGATTTTCCCACCAGCCGCCCCAAATCTGATTTTTGGGCGAGACCTGGGCTggtttttccctcctctgcaaTTCCCAGCTGGTTTTGGAGCAGGAAAAACCTCAGGGAAAACCTCAGGTGAACAGTTCCTGGATAtctcccaaaaacccctcatttCTGCCAGGAATCCCACAAAATAACCAAAATTATCCCAGATATCCCACGAAATAACCCCATTTCTGTCAGGTATCCCAAAAATGAACCCCAGGTATCTCACAAAATAACCAAATTTCTGCCAGGAATCCCACAAAATAACCAAATTTATTCCAGGTGTCTCACAAAATAACCCCGTTTTTGACAGGTATCCCCCAAAGCGACCCCGTTTCTCCCAGATTTTGCCCCATTCCTCCTGGGCCTCCCACCCAGTCCCACCTTGGCATCTCCTCAAGGTGCCCCTCACCAGGATGTTCCTCTGGACAAAATCCTCCAGGCTCCTCTCCAGCTCGGGGGAGATCTCGGCCGGGGGGTGGAACCTCATCCTCTCACAGCTGCCAAAAAGGggcaaaaattgggggaaaatggggcaaaaatggggaaaaagcggggcaaaaaatgggggaaaatggggcaaaaaagggggaaaaaaggaaaaaaaaaggggggcaaaaaaagggaaaaaaaaggggtgAAACTCCCCAATCCAATGGTtcattttattctcattaaatACCCTCCCAGGAGcaataaacattaaataaaatactaaataaaaacattaaataaaatactaaatgaaacattaaataaaatattaagtaaaacattaaattaaatattgaataaaatattaaataaaatactaaacaaactattaaattaaatactaaataaaatactaaatgaaatattaaataaaatattaaacaaaatattaaataaaatattaaacaaaatattaaataaaatactaaacaaaatattaaattaaatactaaataaaatactaaataaaatattttccctgcctttcctgggCAGTTTCctcccccccagacccaaattcCTGAGCCCaaagggtttgggggaattgggggggggggggtgggggggggggtggggtgaatttgagggaatttgggtgggaatttggggtgggaatttgggggaatttgggtgggaatttgaggggaatttgggtgggaatttgggggggggggggggggggggggggggggggggggggggggggggggggggggggggggggggggggggggggggggggggggggggggggggggggggggggggggggggggggggggggggggggggggggggggggggggggggggggggggggggggggggggggggggggggggggggggggggggggggggtggggggaatcTCACCCAGaggtggagaaggagctgcctcACCTGTCCAGGAGCTGTTGGATGTCCTGAAggtgggaggagagaggagatggTTAGAGAGGAGGAACAACGAGTTGAGGTCCTTCAAATCCCGAGATCAAAGAACtccagcctggtttgggttggaggggttttggggaatttttttttaattttttgtgggtttttggagatttttttgtgatttttcagtGATTTGGGGGGAGGTTGGTGGGATTTTGGAggctttttggggtgttttgggggatttttgggggggaattcttgtggattttggggggattttttggggtagattttggggattttggggggattttgggggatttatttgggggattttaggggataTATTTGGGtagatttggggggtttgagggggattttgtggattttttgtgggggaaTTCTTGTGGATATTTTTGGTagattttgggaggtttttctgGGGAATTCTTGTGGATTTTTGGATGGATTCTTTGGGGtagattttgggtggatttacTTGGGgtagattttgggggatttatttgggtagatttggggtttttttgggggggattttgggggttttcgggggggatttggggggattttggcGGGTTTTGGGGGATCCATCCTAATGCACTTCCCACaggtgtcccagctctgtcccacccGGGCTGTGTCAGTGACACCAGGGGGGAGCCCCTGAGGGGACGATTTTGCTGCTGAATCttgaatttcatttatttcccccctttttcccctcccgGGGGCTCCCACCTGCAGGAATCGGCTCGGGGGCTGCTGGAATTTCCCCTCCATCTCCCAGATGAGCGTGTCCAGCTGCGACAACTCCTCCGAGACCTTTCCCACCGCCTGGGCCCGCGCCCGGCCCGCGGCCGCCTCCAGGTCCCCGAGCTGCGCCAGCAGGAGgcgctgctgctcctccagggagCGCCGCAGCTCCTGGAACTCCCGCGCCAGGCGCTGCCCCTCGCCCCGCGCCCtgtcctgggggaaaaaacgcggattttggggttggcTTTTTATGGTATTGAAATGAATGTTGTGGTGATGTTCATCACGTCGGGGTCAccgctgctgctcctccagggagCGCCGCAATTTGCGGAACTCCCGCGCCAGGCGCTGCCCCGAGCCCCGCGTCCTGTCCGGGGTGAAAAACGCAGATTTTGGGATTGGCTTTTCGGGTATTAAAATGAATGTTGTGGTGATGTTCCTTTTGGGAAGTCTGAGCCTCTCaggtacctcagaaatggggaaaaagagagggaaattgggataaaaaggaggcaatgtcctccaaaaatctgagagcccccaggggaatgccccatggcctctcccttaatttgaataaagcaaaaaaagactcttctgtctcctttttgggcACAAACCTCGGGTGTTTGTGGGTTAATTttcctgtctcctttttgggcacaaacctctggtgtttgtgggttaattttcctgtctcctttttgggCACAAACCTCGGGTGTTTGTGGATTTTCCTGACcactccctcccctccctcccctcgtTATCTCCCCGGCGCAGCCCCAGCTGAACCCAACTGATAAACCCAACGCTCCGTGAGCCAAATTCGGGAGGTTTGGCCTCAAAACAGCGCTGGGCCAGAGGGAGGGACCCCAACCCCAGATCCAACCCGGCCCCCGAGCTGCTCCCACCAGGTGCAGGCTCCTCCAGGCGCCGGATTTTCGgctttccaggaatttttctctctcctccttcagcgcctggaggcagctctggatctgctcctgcagggaagcaAAAAGTGAACTCCGAGGGGctgaaaaaattctgttttcccacCAAAATTTCCTCTATCCCTCGTCTGAGATGGGAGAACCTGatataataacaataataataataataataataataataataataataataataataataataatttttttttttcccaagaaggAGCGAGGAGCTGAGCCGGAGCCAGCCTCCCgtccagggagggctgggagccccAGATAAGAGAGATTTCCCcacccctggctgtccccatccccagagtGGCACAGTcagggatgtccctgtcccctggctgtccccattGCCcggctgtccccatcccagtgtccccatcccatcccgaGTGTCCCCCGAGTGTCCCCGGGCTCTCACCCGGtactcctggtgtccccatcctgagtgtcccctggctgtccccattgtccagctgtccccatcccagtgtccccatcccagtgtccccatcccagtgtccccatcccatcccgaGTGTCCCCCGAGTGTCCCCGGGCTCTCACCCGGtactcctggtgtccccatcccagcgtccccatcccagtgtccccatcccagtgtcccccgaCTC
This DNA window, taken from Camarhynchus parvulus unplaced genomic scaffold, STF_HiC, whole genome shotgun sequence, encodes the following:
- the LOC115916576 gene encoding LOW QUALITY PROTEIN: E3 ubiquitin-protein ligase TRIM11-like (The sequence of the model RefSeq protein was modified relative to this genomic sequence to represent the inferred CDS: substituted 1 base at 1 genomic stop codon); translated protein: MAVPSAAEQLRAAASCPVCLELFRDPVSLRCGHNFCRGCVERCGPSPGAAAAAAAGPLCCPQCRDAAPGGSSLRPSRELGHIAGIARELLPGLLRAAPPGPPGPGSVCGRHREPLRLFCREERALLCPECARGHPGPGQREQHRVVPAEEAAREYREQIQSCLQALKEEREKFLESRKSGAWRSLHLDRARGEGQRLAREFQELRRSLEEQQRLLLAQLGDLEAAAGRARAQAVGKVSEELSQLDTLIWEMEGKFQQPPSRFLQDIQQLLDSCERMRFHPPAEISPELERSLEDFVQRNILVRGTLRRCQDSLMFLLQEPASLTLDPHTAHPHLHLSADAKEARGQLQPRRVPDHPGRFDFEPCVLARGGFTSGRHFWEVEVGQGGVWALGVVRESSRRGPLSLSPARVWGAAGVSTATSQAALRLXPPPRLACALDYEGAGGVLQRRAATPILEYTRAAFNGERLLPWFKVGLGARLLEVTRGESRPERAVAGRVVSPLDWVGFGSRCGSAPDGMNPQRCQPSESVGRSGMAPRSAGGSSGV